A genomic segment from Syngnathus scovelli strain Florida chromosome 3, RoL_Ssco_1.2, whole genome shotgun sequence encodes:
- the zgc:152968 gene encoding putative exonuclease GOR isoform X3, translating into MFPASELFARVPCPFPKRSCKRPYCWYKHTEDGRHLFGHSFPPLWSLQPDPTGAQNDIKSTLLATQVADHTKNQPFQELECINKKIEMAKYEVEQERRRLSCYRAAEFITLTEAKGKNSNSCKYVHRLNIKIPSTQSTKYVLDKSKPRTDLEYDPMSNFTAEFGSYKSINKSLKGMSTHQGDVKKPVSHQVAPYHSPSPGIQDYNDADGFLILDRPSLPGRSLSQTCCDPDTHLKPVQEKSSFKDREASATNVIDLTECVEKRPDPKASISQNTEDETKRDDISDKSNQRLCVEVSKYLSAVRETTECQPPKKSGQESSCAQIDSHQVSAEASSLKEPLSEKAANEDVIVIDSSSDEDEEAMAGELSDSDPVEECYRIFMEANNQQHAVQQQPEVPMETNESAKPNNPDLRAFQPQELPPKKRIAHEFRDAEVAAAKRRPQPKVLVPLQEPVKPSPASQLGAAVPKTQHVQQKAAILTADVNGAQAFLSSAAQRKQERWLLATSSSTPPVATASMSPAPQQKACVNNIPPGSAVINVGVNLHLILPQGTLPLNATSNTVTSVLTPITQVHLGSDKNVSLSAPMHRPTAPLLIPAIPWRRCHSSAAVALPTPASETTSQVSVKPGATPKRKAKQQPEAAKDKVPHGVRQCYVTKFTEVFLDTSANVDEAFKKALAEEKTVYSRSVNKLKYLSIAVNALKRLKKQNSGSSRDEIINGKSSKGNIPLNQKQLRGKDDDALHEILRDYILSEEQLIESNYPIQHPEKPGYAILLANQRKDNNLALKRICCRCGATYSVNKEGKHTRMEECNYHYGKGVEKKVPGGVETRYSCCQGVMGAPGCQIFKLHVHDSLAMDGFMATSPRWPVNGCFPGVYALDCEMCYTIHGLELSRVTVVNSNLQVVYDTFVKPRNEVIDYNTRFSGISEEDMKDNQVSLAEVQKTLLSFISADTILIGHGLETDLCALKLLHNTVVDTAVVFPHRLGPPHRLSLSSLTAEHLTRIIQESANELPALNEPQVVQ; encoded by the exons ATGTTCCCGGCTTCTGAGCTCTTCGCCCGGGTACCATGCCCTTTCCCGAAGCGCTCCTGCAAACGCCCCTACTGTTGGTACAAACATACCGAGGACGGGCGACATTTGTTTGGACACTCCTTCCCGCCATTGTGGTCGTTACAACCGGACCCAACAG GTGCCCAAAATGACATTAAGTCCACCTTATTAGCGACGCAAGTTGCAGACCACACCAAAAATCAGCCCTTCCAAGAGCTGGAGTGCATCAACAAGAAGATCGAAATGGCTAAGTATGAAGTAGAGCAGGAGCGAAGGAGGCTGTCATGCTACCGCGCGGCAGAATTCATCACCCTCACTGAGGCAAAAGGCAAAAATTCAAATAGCTGTAAATATGTTCATCGTCTGAATATCAAAATACCCTCCACCCAATCCACAAAGTACGTGCTTGACAAGTCCAAGCCGAGGACCGACTTGGAATACGATCCTATGTCTAACTTCACAGCTGAATTCGGGTCATACAAGTCAATTAATAAGTCGTTGAAAGGAATGAGCACACATCAGGGTGATGTAAAAAAGCCAGTCAGCCATCAGGTGGCGCCGTACCACTCTCCGTCCCCTGGGATACAAGATTACAACGACGCTGATGGCTTCCTGATACTGGACAGACCATCCTTGCCTGGCAGGAGTTTATCTCAAACTTGCTGTGATCCTGATACTCACTTAAAACCAGTCCAGGAG AAATCCTCCTTCAAGGACCGAGAAGCTTCTGCTACAAATGTGATTGACCTGACCGAGTGTGTGGAAAAGCGTCCCGATCCCAAAGCTAGTATTTCTCAAAACACAGAAGATGAAACCAAACGAGATGACATTTCGGACAAGAGCAACCAGCGGTTGTGTGTGGAGGTTTCGAAGTATTTGTCAGCGGTGCGGGAAACCACTGAGTGCCAGCCACCCAAGAAGAGTGGTCAGGAATCAAGCTGTGCTCAAATTGACAGCCACCAGGTGTCGGCAGAGGCCTCATCTCTCAAGGAGCCTTTGTCAGAAAAAGCAGCCAATGAAGATGTCATCGTCATCGATTCCAGCTCTGATGAGGATGAAGAAGCGatggctggggagctgtcggacaGCGACCCTGTGGAGGAGTGCTACCGCATCTTCATGGAGGCGAACAACCAGCAACATGCTGTCCAGCAGCAGCCGGAGGTCCCT ATGGAAACAAACGAGTCGGCGAAACCCAACAATCCTGACCTTCGGGCCTTCCAACCCCAAGAACTGCCACCAAAGAAGAGGATCGCGCATGAGTTCAGAGACGCGGAG GTTGCAGCGGCAAAAAGGAGGCCACAGCCTAAGGTTCTGGTTCCACTACAAGAACCAGTGAAACCATCCCCGGCCTCTCAGCTCGGCGCCGCCGTGCCCAAGACTCAACATGTCCAGCagaaggcggccattttgacagCTGACGTGAACGGAGCCCAAGCGTTTCTCTCGTCCGCCGCTCAAAGGAAGCAAGAGAGATGGCTCCTAGCCACTTCTTCTTCAACGCCTCCAGTAGCGACCGCTAGCATGTCGCCCGCTCCTCAACAGAAAG CATGCGTCAACAACATACCTCCAGGCTCCGCCGTAATCAACGTGGGCGTCAACTTGCATCTGATCCTCCCTCAGGGCACCCTGCCTCTCAACGCCACCTCCAACACGGTCACCTCCGTCCTGACCCCCATCACTCAAGTGCACCTTGGCTCAGACAAAAACGTGAGCCTTTCGGCGCCGATGCATCGGCCCACCGCGCCGCTGCTCATTCCCGCCATTCCGTGGAGACGCTGCCATTCTTCCGCCGCGGTGGCTCTTCCAACGCCCGCCAGTGAAACGACCAGCCAAGTCTCTGTTAAG CCAGGAGCAACCCCCAAACGAAAAGCCAAGCAGCAGCCTGAGGCGGCCAAAGACAAAGTGCCCCATGGCGTCCGACAGTGTTACGTCACAAAGTTCACTGAGGTGTTCCTCGACACCTCCGCCAATGTCGACGAGGCCTTTAAAAAG GCCCTTGCTGAGGAGAAAACGGTGTACAGTCGCAGCGTCAACAAACTCAAATATCTCAGCATCGCTGTGAATGCACTGAAAAGGTTGAAAAAGCAGAATTCAGGCAGTTCCAGAG ATGAAATAATCAACGGCAAAAGCTCAAAAGGAAATATTCCACTAAACCAAAAGCAGCTCAGAGGAAAGG ATGATGACGCTTTGCATGAGATATTGCGGGATTACATTCTGAGCGAGGAGCAGCTGATTGAGAGTAACTATCCTATTCAGCACCCCGAGAAACCCGGCTACGCTATCCTTTTGGCAAACCAGAGGAAGGACAACAACC TAGCCTTGAAGAGGATTTGTTGCCGGTGCGGAGCTACATACTCTGTGAACAAAGAGGGCAAGCACACCCGGATGGAAGAGTGCAACTATCACTATGGGAAAGGAGTGGAGAAGAAAG TGCCAGGTGGGGTGGAGACTCGCTATAGCTGCTGCCAGGGAGTTATGGGAGCACCCGGTTGCCAGATTTTTAAG TTGCATGTGCACGATTCCCTCGCCATGGATGGATTTATGGCAACCTCCCCCCGGTGGCCTGTAAATGGCTGCTTCCCGGGTGTCTATGCGCTGGACTGCGAAATG TGTTACACCATTCACGGCCTGGAGCTGTCACGAGTGACTGTGGTGAACTCAAACCTCCAAGTGGTCTACGACACGTTTGTCAAGCCACGCAATGAGGTCATCGACTACAACACCAG GTTTTCTGGCATCAGCGAGGAGGACATGAAGGACAACCAAGTGAGTCTGGCTGAGGTGCAGAAGACATTGTTGAGCTTCATCAGTGCCGACACCATTCTGATTGGGCACGGCCTGGAAACTGATCTCTGTGCCCTGAAG TTGCTTCACAACACGGTGGTGGACACCGCAGTGGTCTTCCCCcatcgcctgggtcctccacacAGGTTGAGCCTCAGCAGCCTCACAGCAGAACACCTGACCAGGATTATTCAAGAGAGCG CCAATGAACTGCCAGCTTTGAATGAGCCTCAGGTGGTCCAATGA
- the zgc:152968 gene encoding putative exonuclease GOR isoform X1 produces MFPASELFARVPCPFPKRSCKRPYCWYKHTEDGRHLFGHSFPPLWSLQPDPTGAQNDIKSTLLATQVADHTKNQPFQELECINKKIEMAKYEVEQERRRLSCYRAAEFITLTEAKGKNSNSCKYVHRLNIKIPSTQSTKYVLDKSKPRTDLEYDPMSNFTAEFGSYKSINKSLKGMSTHQGDVKKPVSHQVAPYHSPSPGIQDYNDADGFLILDRPSLPGRSLSQTCCDPDTHLKPVQEKSSFKDREASATNVIDLTECVEKRPDPKASISQNTEDETKRDDISDKSNQRLCVEVSKYLSAVRETTECQPPKKSGQESSCAQIDSHQVSAEASSLKEPLSEKAANEDVIVIDSSSDEDEEAMAGELSDSDPVEECYRIFMEANNQQHAVQQQPEVPMETNESAKPNNPDLRAFQPQELPPKKRIAHEFRDAEVAAAKRRPQPKVLVPLQEPVKPSPASQLGAAVPKTQHVQQKAAILTADVNGAQAFLSSAAQRKQERWLLATSSSTPPVATASMSPAPQQKACVNNIPPGSAVINVGVNLHLILPQGTLPLNATSNTVTSVLTPITQVHLGSDKNVSLSAPMHRPTAPLLIPAIPWRRCHSSAAVALPTPASETTSQVSVKPGATPKRKAKQQPEAAKDKVPHGVRQCYVTKFTEVFLDTSANVDEAFKKALAEEKTVYSRSVNKLKYLSIAVNALKRLKKQNSGSSRDEIINGKSSKGNIPLNQKQLRGKDDDALHEILRDYILSEEQLIESNYPIQHPEKPGYAILLANQRKDNNLALKRICCRCGATYSVNKEGKHTRMEECNYHYGKGVEKKVPGGVETRYSCCQGVMGAPGCQIFKLHVHDSLAMDGFMATSPRWPVNGCFPGVYALDCEMCYTIHGLELSRVTVVNSNLQVVYDTFVKPRNEVIDYNTRFSGISEEDMKDNQVSLAEVQKTLLSFISADTILIGHGLETDLCALKLLHNTVVDTAVVFPHRLGPPHRLSLSSLTAEHLTRIIQESVCGHDTAEDAFACMELMLLKGKDGKMKK; encoded by the exons ATGTTCCCGGCTTCTGAGCTCTTCGCCCGGGTACCATGCCCTTTCCCGAAGCGCTCCTGCAAACGCCCCTACTGTTGGTACAAACATACCGAGGACGGGCGACATTTGTTTGGACACTCCTTCCCGCCATTGTGGTCGTTACAACCGGACCCAACAG GTGCCCAAAATGACATTAAGTCCACCTTATTAGCGACGCAAGTTGCAGACCACACCAAAAATCAGCCCTTCCAAGAGCTGGAGTGCATCAACAAGAAGATCGAAATGGCTAAGTATGAAGTAGAGCAGGAGCGAAGGAGGCTGTCATGCTACCGCGCGGCAGAATTCATCACCCTCACTGAGGCAAAAGGCAAAAATTCAAATAGCTGTAAATATGTTCATCGTCTGAATATCAAAATACCCTCCACCCAATCCACAAAGTACGTGCTTGACAAGTCCAAGCCGAGGACCGACTTGGAATACGATCCTATGTCTAACTTCACAGCTGAATTCGGGTCATACAAGTCAATTAATAAGTCGTTGAAAGGAATGAGCACACATCAGGGTGATGTAAAAAAGCCAGTCAGCCATCAGGTGGCGCCGTACCACTCTCCGTCCCCTGGGATACAAGATTACAACGACGCTGATGGCTTCCTGATACTGGACAGACCATCCTTGCCTGGCAGGAGTTTATCTCAAACTTGCTGTGATCCTGATACTCACTTAAAACCAGTCCAGGAG AAATCCTCCTTCAAGGACCGAGAAGCTTCTGCTACAAATGTGATTGACCTGACCGAGTGTGTGGAAAAGCGTCCCGATCCCAAAGCTAGTATTTCTCAAAACACAGAAGATGAAACCAAACGAGATGACATTTCGGACAAGAGCAACCAGCGGTTGTGTGTGGAGGTTTCGAAGTATTTGTCAGCGGTGCGGGAAACCACTGAGTGCCAGCCACCCAAGAAGAGTGGTCAGGAATCAAGCTGTGCTCAAATTGACAGCCACCAGGTGTCGGCAGAGGCCTCATCTCTCAAGGAGCCTTTGTCAGAAAAAGCAGCCAATGAAGATGTCATCGTCATCGATTCCAGCTCTGATGAGGATGAAGAAGCGatggctggggagctgtcggacaGCGACCCTGTGGAGGAGTGCTACCGCATCTTCATGGAGGCGAACAACCAGCAACATGCTGTCCAGCAGCAGCCGGAGGTCCCT ATGGAAACAAACGAGTCGGCGAAACCCAACAATCCTGACCTTCGGGCCTTCCAACCCCAAGAACTGCCACCAAAGAAGAGGATCGCGCATGAGTTCAGAGACGCGGAG GTTGCAGCGGCAAAAAGGAGGCCACAGCCTAAGGTTCTGGTTCCACTACAAGAACCAGTGAAACCATCCCCGGCCTCTCAGCTCGGCGCCGCCGTGCCCAAGACTCAACATGTCCAGCagaaggcggccattttgacagCTGACGTGAACGGAGCCCAAGCGTTTCTCTCGTCCGCCGCTCAAAGGAAGCAAGAGAGATGGCTCCTAGCCACTTCTTCTTCAACGCCTCCAGTAGCGACCGCTAGCATGTCGCCCGCTCCTCAACAGAAAG CATGCGTCAACAACATACCTCCAGGCTCCGCCGTAATCAACGTGGGCGTCAACTTGCATCTGATCCTCCCTCAGGGCACCCTGCCTCTCAACGCCACCTCCAACACGGTCACCTCCGTCCTGACCCCCATCACTCAAGTGCACCTTGGCTCAGACAAAAACGTGAGCCTTTCGGCGCCGATGCATCGGCCCACCGCGCCGCTGCTCATTCCCGCCATTCCGTGGAGACGCTGCCATTCTTCCGCCGCGGTGGCTCTTCCAACGCCCGCCAGTGAAACGACCAGCCAAGTCTCTGTTAAG CCAGGAGCAACCCCCAAACGAAAAGCCAAGCAGCAGCCTGAGGCGGCCAAAGACAAAGTGCCCCATGGCGTCCGACAGTGTTACGTCACAAAGTTCACTGAGGTGTTCCTCGACACCTCCGCCAATGTCGACGAGGCCTTTAAAAAG GCCCTTGCTGAGGAGAAAACGGTGTACAGTCGCAGCGTCAACAAACTCAAATATCTCAGCATCGCTGTGAATGCACTGAAAAGGTTGAAAAAGCAGAATTCAGGCAGTTCCAGAG ATGAAATAATCAACGGCAAAAGCTCAAAAGGAAATATTCCACTAAACCAAAAGCAGCTCAGAGGAAAGG ATGATGACGCTTTGCATGAGATATTGCGGGATTACATTCTGAGCGAGGAGCAGCTGATTGAGAGTAACTATCCTATTCAGCACCCCGAGAAACCCGGCTACGCTATCCTTTTGGCAAACCAGAGGAAGGACAACAACC TAGCCTTGAAGAGGATTTGTTGCCGGTGCGGAGCTACATACTCTGTGAACAAAGAGGGCAAGCACACCCGGATGGAAGAGTGCAACTATCACTATGGGAAAGGAGTGGAGAAGAAAG TGCCAGGTGGGGTGGAGACTCGCTATAGCTGCTGCCAGGGAGTTATGGGAGCACCCGGTTGCCAGATTTTTAAG TTGCATGTGCACGATTCCCTCGCCATGGATGGATTTATGGCAACCTCCCCCCGGTGGCCTGTAAATGGCTGCTTCCCGGGTGTCTATGCGCTGGACTGCGAAATG TGTTACACCATTCACGGCCTGGAGCTGTCACGAGTGACTGTGGTGAACTCAAACCTCCAAGTGGTCTACGACACGTTTGTCAAGCCACGCAATGAGGTCATCGACTACAACACCAG GTTTTCTGGCATCAGCGAGGAGGACATGAAGGACAACCAAGTGAGTCTGGCTGAGGTGCAGAAGACATTGTTGAGCTTCATCAGTGCCGACACCATTCTGATTGGGCACGGCCTGGAAACTGATCTCTGTGCCCTGAAG TTGCTTCACAACACGGTGGTGGACACCGCAGTGGTCTTCCCCcatcgcctgggtcctccacacAGGTTGAGCCTCAGCAGCCTCACAGCAGAACACCTGACCAGGATTATTCAAGAGAGCG TGTGCGGCCACGACACAGCAGAAGATGCCTTCGCCTGCATGGAGCTCATGTTGCTGAAGGGGAAAGAtggcaaaatgaaaaaatga
- the zgc:152968 gene encoding putative exonuclease GOR isoform X2, translating to MFPASELFARVPCPFPKRSCKRPYCWYKHTEDGRHLFGHSFPPLWSLQPDPTGAQNDIKSTLLATQVADHTKNQPFQELECINKKIEMAKYEVEQERRRLSCYRAAEFITLTEAKGKNSNSCKYVHRLNIKIPSTQSTKYVLDKSKPRTDLEYDPMSNFTAEFGSYKSINKSLKGMSTHQGDVKKPVSHQVAPYHSPSPGIQDYNDADGFLILDRPSLPGRSLSQTCCDPDTHLKPVQEKSSFKDREASATNVIDLTECVEKRPDPKASISQNTEDETKRDDISDKSNQRLCVEVSKYLSAVRETTECQPPKKSGQESSCAQIDSHQVSAEASSLKEPLSEKAANEDVIVIDSSSDEDEEAMAGELSDSDPVEECYRIFMEANNQQHAVQQQPEVPMETNESAKPNNPDLRAFQPQELPPKKRIAHEFRDAEVAAAKRRPQPKVLVPLQEPVKPSPASQLGAAVPKTQHVQQKAAILTADVNGAQAFLSSAAQRKQERWLLATSSSTPPVATASMSPAPQQKACVNNIPPGSAVINVGVNLHLILPQGTLPLNATSNTVTSVLTPITQVHLGSDKNVSLSAPMHRPTAPLLIPAIPWRRCHSSAAVALPTPASETTSQVSVKPGATPKRKAKQQPEAAKDKVPHGVRQCYVTKFTEVFLDTSANVDEAFKKALAEEKTVYSRSVNKLKYLSIAVNALKRLKKQNSGSSRDEIINGKSSKGNIPLNQKQLRGKDDDALHEILRDYILSEEQLIESNYPIQHPEKPGYAILLANQRKDNNPLKRICCRCGATYSVNKEGKHTRMEECNYHYGKGVEKKVPGGVETRYSCCQGVMGAPGCQIFKLHVHDSLAMDGFMATSPRWPVNGCFPGVYALDCEMCYTIHGLELSRVTVVNSNLQVVYDTFVKPRNEVIDYNTRFSGISEEDMKDNQVSLAEVQKTLLSFISADTILIGHGLETDLCALKLLHNTVVDTAVVFPHRLGPPHRLSLSSLTAEHLTRIIQESVCGHDTAEDAFACMELMLLKGKDGKMKK from the exons ATGTTCCCGGCTTCTGAGCTCTTCGCCCGGGTACCATGCCCTTTCCCGAAGCGCTCCTGCAAACGCCCCTACTGTTGGTACAAACATACCGAGGACGGGCGACATTTGTTTGGACACTCCTTCCCGCCATTGTGGTCGTTACAACCGGACCCAACAG GTGCCCAAAATGACATTAAGTCCACCTTATTAGCGACGCAAGTTGCAGACCACACCAAAAATCAGCCCTTCCAAGAGCTGGAGTGCATCAACAAGAAGATCGAAATGGCTAAGTATGAAGTAGAGCAGGAGCGAAGGAGGCTGTCATGCTACCGCGCGGCAGAATTCATCACCCTCACTGAGGCAAAAGGCAAAAATTCAAATAGCTGTAAATATGTTCATCGTCTGAATATCAAAATACCCTCCACCCAATCCACAAAGTACGTGCTTGACAAGTCCAAGCCGAGGACCGACTTGGAATACGATCCTATGTCTAACTTCACAGCTGAATTCGGGTCATACAAGTCAATTAATAAGTCGTTGAAAGGAATGAGCACACATCAGGGTGATGTAAAAAAGCCAGTCAGCCATCAGGTGGCGCCGTACCACTCTCCGTCCCCTGGGATACAAGATTACAACGACGCTGATGGCTTCCTGATACTGGACAGACCATCCTTGCCTGGCAGGAGTTTATCTCAAACTTGCTGTGATCCTGATACTCACTTAAAACCAGTCCAGGAG AAATCCTCCTTCAAGGACCGAGAAGCTTCTGCTACAAATGTGATTGACCTGACCGAGTGTGTGGAAAAGCGTCCCGATCCCAAAGCTAGTATTTCTCAAAACACAGAAGATGAAACCAAACGAGATGACATTTCGGACAAGAGCAACCAGCGGTTGTGTGTGGAGGTTTCGAAGTATTTGTCAGCGGTGCGGGAAACCACTGAGTGCCAGCCACCCAAGAAGAGTGGTCAGGAATCAAGCTGTGCTCAAATTGACAGCCACCAGGTGTCGGCAGAGGCCTCATCTCTCAAGGAGCCTTTGTCAGAAAAAGCAGCCAATGAAGATGTCATCGTCATCGATTCCAGCTCTGATGAGGATGAAGAAGCGatggctggggagctgtcggacaGCGACCCTGTGGAGGAGTGCTACCGCATCTTCATGGAGGCGAACAACCAGCAACATGCTGTCCAGCAGCAGCCGGAGGTCCCT ATGGAAACAAACGAGTCGGCGAAACCCAACAATCCTGACCTTCGGGCCTTCCAACCCCAAGAACTGCCACCAAAGAAGAGGATCGCGCATGAGTTCAGAGACGCGGAG GTTGCAGCGGCAAAAAGGAGGCCACAGCCTAAGGTTCTGGTTCCACTACAAGAACCAGTGAAACCATCCCCGGCCTCTCAGCTCGGCGCCGCCGTGCCCAAGACTCAACATGTCCAGCagaaggcggccattttgacagCTGACGTGAACGGAGCCCAAGCGTTTCTCTCGTCCGCCGCTCAAAGGAAGCAAGAGAGATGGCTCCTAGCCACTTCTTCTTCAACGCCTCCAGTAGCGACCGCTAGCATGTCGCCCGCTCCTCAACAGAAAG CATGCGTCAACAACATACCTCCAGGCTCCGCCGTAATCAACGTGGGCGTCAACTTGCATCTGATCCTCCCTCAGGGCACCCTGCCTCTCAACGCCACCTCCAACACGGTCACCTCCGTCCTGACCCCCATCACTCAAGTGCACCTTGGCTCAGACAAAAACGTGAGCCTTTCGGCGCCGATGCATCGGCCCACCGCGCCGCTGCTCATTCCCGCCATTCCGTGGAGACGCTGCCATTCTTCCGCCGCGGTGGCTCTTCCAACGCCCGCCAGTGAAACGACCAGCCAAGTCTCTGTTAAG CCAGGAGCAACCCCCAAACGAAAAGCCAAGCAGCAGCCTGAGGCGGCCAAAGACAAAGTGCCCCATGGCGTCCGACAGTGTTACGTCACAAAGTTCACTGAGGTGTTCCTCGACACCTCCGCCAATGTCGACGAGGCCTTTAAAAAG GCCCTTGCTGAGGAGAAAACGGTGTACAGTCGCAGCGTCAACAAACTCAAATATCTCAGCATCGCTGTGAATGCACTGAAAAGGTTGAAAAAGCAGAATTCAGGCAGTTCCAGAG ATGAAATAATCAACGGCAAAAGCTCAAAAGGAAATATTCCACTAAACCAAAAGCAGCTCAGAGGAAAGG ATGATGACGCTTTGCATGAGATATTGCGGGATTACATTCTGAGCGAGGAGCAGCTGATTGAGAGTAACTATCCTATTCAGCACCCCGAGAAACCCGGCTACGCTATCCTTTTGGCAAACCAGAGGAAGGACAACAACC CCTTGAAGAGGATTTGTTGCCGGTGCGGAGCTACATACTCTGTGAACAAAGAGGGCAAGCACACCCGGATGGAAGAGTGCAACTATCACTATGGGAAAGGAGTGGAGAAGAAAG TGCCAGGTGGGGTGGAGACTCGCTATAGCTGCTGCCAGGGAGTTATGGGAGCACCCGGTTGCCAGATTTTTAAG TTGCATGTGCACGATTCCCTCGCCATGGATGGATTTATGGCAACCTCCCCCCGGTGGCCTGTAAATGGCTGCTTCCCGGGTGTCTATGCGCTGGACTGCGAAATG TGTTACACCATTCACGGCCTGGAGCTGTCACGAGTGACTGTGGTGAACTCAAACCTCCAAGTGGTCTACGACACGTTTGTCAAGCCACGCAATGAGGTCATCGACTACAACACCAG GTTTTCTGGCATCAGCGAGGAGGACATGAAGGACAACCAAGTGAGTCTGGCTGAGGTGCAGAAGACATTGTTGAGCTTCATCAGTGCCGACACCATTCTGATTGGGCACGGCCTGGAAACTGATCTCTGTGCCCTGAAG TTGCTTCACAACACGGTGGTGGACACCGCAGTGGTCTTCCCCcatcgcctgggtcctccacacAGGTTGAGCCTCAGCAGCCTCACAGCAGAACACCTGACCAGGATTATTCAAGAGAGCG TGTGCGGCCACGACACAGCAGAAGATGCCTTCGCCTGCATGGAGCTCATGTTGCTGAAGGGGAAAGAtggcaaaatgaaaaaatga